The following are encoded in a window of Telmatobacter sp. DSM 110680 genomic DNA:
- a CDS encoding pyridoxal phosphate-dependent aminotransferase encodes MSKTLATHPHTASRLALSELAPGAMQSEIRAMSVECDRIGGINLAQGVCDTPVPMQVESAAIAAIVAGHNIYTRQDGIGRLRKAIAEKQQREYRLNYDPETEVMVASGATAGLHAAAMALLNPGDEVLLFEPFYGYHVTTLRSMRVKPVLVALAEPDWVLDIDALREAITPRTRAIIVNTPANPSGKIFNRAELEAIADVAREHDFFVFTDEIYEYFVYDGAEHICMATLDGMRERTIVMSGFSKTFSVTGWRLGYVTADAKWMGAMGYFHDLTYVCAPSALQHGAAAGLEQLPPEFYKQLAADHQSKRERIVSALRDAGMEPSVPAGAYYVLAKASRLPGETSAQKARHLLAKTGVASVAGSAFFRPGRGEDLLRFCFAKRDADLDEACVRLRRL; translated from the coding sequence GTGAGCAAAACCCTTGCTACTCATCCGCATACCGCGTCTCGTCTCGCGCTGAGCGAGCTTGCCCCCGGAGCCATGCAATCGGAGATCCGCGCCATGAGCGTGGAGTGCGATCGCATTGGCGGCATTAACCTTGCCCAGGGCGTCTGCGACACGCCGGTCCCCATGCAGGTTGAATCTGCCGCAATTGCGGCGATCGTGGCTGGTCACAATATCTACACACGGCAGGATGGCATTGGCCGTTTGCGCAAGGCGATCGCAGAGAAACAGCAACGCGAATACAGGCTGAATTACGATCCCGAAACCGAAGTGATGGTGGCCTCAGGGGCGACGGCCGGACTGCACGCAGCGGCCATGGCGCTGCTGAATCCCGGGGACGAAGTTCTTCTGTTCGAGCCTTTCTACGGCTATCACGTAACCACGCTGAGATCGATGCGTGTGAAGCCAGTGCTGGTGGCGCTTGCGGAGCCGGATTGGGTATTGGACATTGATGCGCTGCGAGAGGCAATCACACCGCGCACACGCGCCATTATCGTGAATACGCCGGCAAATCCCAGCGGCAAGATCTTTAATCGCGCCGAACTTGAGGCAATTGCAGATGTTGCGCGCGAGCATGATTTCTTCGTCTTCACCGATGAGATTTACGAGTACTTTGTGTACGACGGTGCAGAACATATTTGCATGGCTACGCTGGACGGGATGCGTGAACGCACGATCGTGATGTCGGGATTCAGCAAGACGTTCAGCGTGACCGGCTGGCGGCTTGGCTACGTTACAGCTGACGCCAAGTGGATGGGGGCGATGGGCTACTTCCACGATCTGACTTATGTGTGCGCGCCCTCCGCATTGCAGCATGGCGCTGCGGCCGGGCTGGAACAGTTGCCGCCGGAGTTTTACAAACAGTTGGCGGCAGATCACCAGTCCAAGCGAGAGCGGATTGTTTCCGCTCTGCGGGATGCAGGCATGGAGCCCAGCGTTCCGGCGGGAGCCTATTACGTGCTGGCGAAGGCGAGCAGGCTGCCCGGAGAGACGTCAGCGCAGAAGGCGCGGCATCTGCTTGCGAAAACCGGAGTGGCTTCGGTAGCTGGTTCGGCATTCTTCCGTCCGGGGCGCGGCGAGGATCTTTTGCGGTTCTGTTTTGCGAAGCGTGACGCAGACCTCGATGAGGCCTGCGTCCGCCTTCGCAGGTTATAG
- a CDS encoding VCBS repeat-containing protein, with product MTTCSPNFPPGSNPNNTVLLNQSNGTFKAVEDTAIDNSAVPVLSVDMNGDGYSDLILHQAYGSPIIGVQLSNGDGTFKAPVYYTPTTVNETSVFLAAAAGDFNGDGKTDVAIVTLTPPTLPGLANTNTLTIFLNTGSGGLKQAASYALDATSSTDEPTLLVAGKLDANNETDLAVIHRGSNSAKVATYYATGGGSFITGTSFTVNGAIDAGVIGEFTTSGSADVALTTSKGIQVFLGSSSGSFTAAPVTGYPPTITNPTSLVVADFDKDGKMDLAALGGAQVLVFWGAGNGTFSSNSALSQSNSSSLIASDINGDGLADLAASDVSGVIHIFSNLGARNFRSAPATSNANAAGIVTADFNKDGKKDVAVVNTPTCSAPCNGSVTVVPGTGATYFAAGKKYNIGMHGAAIAAGDLNGDGFLDLVVTDATAGDNADTSVLMGTSGGGFASAKNYTLGSLSNVAYLVDMNGDGKLDLVEAGGVALGKGDGTFGPLIPFPDGIGFVSSTSGFNLYLGVGHFNAGSTPDVAVAYNTPQNGWEVFAMIGDGTGHFTATQLGGTDGVLQTVQGLTVGKLRTGGPDDIVVANSAAECCGADGGAVFFGEPVIFFGDGTGSFSDAASTSPQTDGAGVGGVVIADFNHDGLPDIGMVSADQFGVALGIDGFNFSTPQVFSSTSGPLLGSSPGPQNQGNLVVADFNGDGWPDVVTSNVYGITRLYDVPVPMVSPGSLTWDAGGSQKITIKNTVSSSQAIQIALAGVSMKSFAITSNTCGSTLAAGASCSVTIEYIPGQAGTPSASNTLWVRSNGAFIVQVQLSGMAE from the coding sequence ATGACCACCTGCAGTCCCAACTTTCCTCCTGGCTCGAATCCTAATAACACAGTCTTGCTTAACCAGAGCAACGGCACCTTCAAGGCGGTGGAGGATACGGCCATCGACAACAGTGCTGTTCCCGTGCTCTCAGTCGATATGAATGGGGATGGCTATTCCGACTTGATTCTCCACCAGGCCTACGGATCACCGATCATAGGCGTGCAATTAAGTAATGGCGACGGCACATTCAAAGCCCCGGTCTATTACACCCCGACGACGGTCAATGAAACTTCAGTCTTCCTGGCCGCAGCGGCGGGAGACTTCAACGGCGACGGTAAAACCGATGTCGCGATCGTTACGTTGACCCCTCCGACCTTGCCGGGCTTGGCAAACACGAACACCCTCACAATCTTTTTGAATACCGGCAGCGGCGGCCTGAAACAAGCGGCGAGTTACGCCCTCGATGCCACCTCGAGTACCGATGAACCTACCTTGCTGGTTGCGGGAAAACTCGATGCAAATAATGAAACTGACCTCGCCGTCATCCATCGCGGCAGCAACTCAGCTAAGGTAGCGACCTATTATGCAACCGGCGGAGGATCGTTCATCACTGGAACCTCGTTTACCGTCAACGGCGCCATCGATGCGGGCGTGATCGGCGAGTTCACGACGAGCGGGTCCGCAGACGTTGCACTCACCACGTCCAAGGGAATCCAGGTCTTCCTCGGATCTAGCAGTGGCAGTTTCACGGCGGCTCCCGTGACCGGGTATCCCCCTACAATTACGAACCCAACGAGCCTCGTAGTTGCTGATTTTGATAAAGACGGAAAAATGGATCTGGCAGCTTTAGGTGGCGCTCAAGTCCTCGTATTCTGGGGAGCCGGCAACGGAACGTTCTCGAGCAACAGTGCTCTCAGTCAATCGAATTCTTCCTCACTGATCGCCTCAGACATCAATGGCGACGGTTTGGCCGACTTGGCCGCGTCCGACGTTTCGGGGGTCATCCATATCTTTTCAAACCTTGGCGCTCGAAACTTCCGCAGCGCCCCGGCCACGAGCAATGCGAACGCTGCGGGCATCGTGACAGCGGACTTCAACAAGGACGGCAAGAAAGACGTAGCAGTGGTGAATACGCCAACGTGCAGTGCGCCCTGCAACGGCTCAGTGACCGTCGTTCCCGGTACCGGCGCAACCTATTTTGCCGCCGGCAAGAAGTACAACATCGGCATGCATGGCGCAGCAATTGCCGCCGGTGACCTCAACGGCGACGGCTTCCTGGATCTCGTCGTCACCGACGCTACAGCCGGCGATAACGCTGACACAAGCGTGCTGATGGGAACCTCGGGCGGAGGTTTCGCGTCGGCGAAAAACTACACGCTGGGGTCGTTGAGCAATGTCGCTTACCTCGTAGATATGAATGGCGACGGCAAACTCGACCTGGTGGAAGCGGGCGGTGTCGCGCTGGGGAAAGGCGATGGAACGTTTGGTCCCTTGATTCCTTTTCCTGACGGGATCGGCTTTGTCTCCTCAACCTCCGGATTCAACTTGTATCTCGGGGTTGGTCATTTCAATGCTGGCTCCACTCCGGATGTGGCGGTCGCGTATAACACACCGCAAAATGGTTGGGAAGTTTTCGCAATGATAGGCGACGGGACCGGGCATTTCACTGCTACTCAACTTGGCGGGACCGATGGGGTTCTTCAAACCGTCCAGGGCCTGACCGTTGGAAAGCTTAGAACCGGCGGCCCGGACGACATCGTCGTCGCCAACAGTGCAGCCGAATGCTGCGGCGCTGACGGCGGCGCCGTATTCTTTGGCGAACCGGTGATCTTCTTCGGCGATGGCACAGGCTCTTTCTCCGATGCCGCCTCGACAAGTCCTCAAACGGATGGCGCCGGCGTGGGAGGGGTCGTTATCGCAGACTTCAATCATGACGGTTTGCCTGATATCGGCATGGTGAGCGCTGACCAGTTTGGCGTCGCTCTGGGAATAGACGGCTTCAACTTTTCGACTCCTCAGGTCTTTTCTTCGACCAGCGGTCCGTTGCTCGGATCGTCGCCTGGACCACAGAACCAGGGCAATCTCGTGGTAGCGGACTTCAATGGCGATGGTTGGCCCGATGTGGTGACCTCAAACGTATACGGGATAACACGCCTCTACGATGTCCCGGTTCCCATGGTTTCTCCTGGAAGCCTCACTTGGGACGCGGGCGGCAGTCAGAAGATCACGATCAAAAATACAGTCTCGAGTTCGCAGGCGATTCAGATCGCACTTGCCGGGGTTTCGATGAAGTCTTTTGCGATAACCTCGAATACCTGCGGATCAACCTTGGCTGCCGGGGCGAGTTGCAGCGTCACCATCGAATACATTCCTGGGCAAGCGGGCACACCCTCAGCTTCGAACACCCTGTGGGTTCGATCTAACGGTGCATTCATCGTGCAAGTACAGCTTTCGGGAATGGCGGAATAG
- a CDS encoding SIS domain-containing protein, which translates to MNEFPHAMLREIFEQPAAIRRTLDLYLDGENLKTEAFAPYGNWLNERGEVLIAASGSSRHAGLAAEIIFEDLCGLAVDVEYASEYSCRPAVNPRRPSVLVISQSGETSDTLAALRFAKDRGEQTLAIANVIGSTMLREAGAAMPLAAGKELAIPATKSFTCQLTALYLLALFEGSKLGVFDKAQFGARVAELCALPGVIERQLEGWRERMTALAAKYNDAESFLYLGRGVHYAIAREGALKMKESSYVQAEGYPTGELKHGPNALVGEHVPLVALATVDRNVDDSILRYEKTLQLLDDMKKQGARVIAIANTGDHEVPALVTDCVFVEPGSEHLLPVSEVIPLQLFSYAMALERGVNVDRPRNLSKAVIEA; encoded by the coding sequence GTGAACGAATTTCCTCATGCCATGCTCCGTGAAATCTTTGAACAACCCGCTGCGATTCGGCGGACCCTCGATCTTTACCTCGACGGCGAGAACCTGAAGACTGAGGCGTTTGCTCCTTATGGGAATTGGCTGAATGAGCGCGGTGAGGTGCTGATTGCCGCGAGCGGATCGAGCCGCCATGCGGGGCTGGCGGCGGAGATCATCTTTGAAGACCTTTGCGGTCTGGCCGTGGATGTGGAGTATGCGAGCGAGTACAGCTGCCGCCCAGCCGTAAATCCGCGACGTCCTTCGGTGCTGGTGATTTCACAGTCGGGCGAGACTTCGGATACTTTGGCTGCGCTGCGGTTTGCCAAGGATCGTGGAGAGCAGACGCTGGCGATTGCCAATGTCATCGGGAGCACGATGCTGCGCGAGGCCGGGGCCGCGATGCCGCTGGCTGCAGGGAAGGAGCTGGCCATTCCGGCTACGAAGAGCTTCACCTGCCAACTGACGGCGCTCTATTTGCTGGCGCTGTTTGAGGGCAGCAAGCTTGGCGTCTTTGACAAGGCTCAATTTGGTGCGCGTGTTGCTGAGCTTTGTGCTTTGCCGGGCGTGATTGAACGGCAGCTTGAGGGCTGGCGCGAACGGATGACGGCGCTGGCTGCGAAATACAACGATGCCGAGAGCTTCCTCTATCTGGGTCGCGGAGTGCATTACGCAATTGCACGAGAAGGCGCGCTGAAGATGAAGGAGTCCTCGTATGTGCAGGCCGAGGGGTACCCCACGGGAGAGTTGAAACACGGGCCGAATGCGCTGGTGGGCGAGCACGTGCCGCTGGTGGCGCTGGCTACAGTGGATCGAAACGTTGACGACTCCATTCTGCGCTACGAGAAGACGTTGCAACTGCTTGACGATATGAAGAAGCAGGGTGCGCGGGTGATTGCGATTGCCAATACGGGCGATCACGAGGTTCCAGCGCTGGTTACGGACTGCGTTTTTGTGGAGCCAGGGAGCGAGCACCTGCTGCCGGTTTCCGAGGTGATTCCGCTACAGCTTTTCAGCTACGCGATGGCACTGGAGCGCGGCGTCAACGTGGACCGGCCGCGGAATCTTTCTAAGGCTGTGATTGAAGCGTAA